The Malus domestica chromosome 10, GDT2T_hap1 nucleotide sequence TTCCAAAATAATCATGGGTTCCTCATTataagtcaaatccggattaatctttAAGGGCTGAACCGGAATCATACACAACGAATTTGCTACTTTGTAACGAAGCATCAAAACATGAACTACACTATACACCTTATCCAATCCCGAAGGTACTCAAACTTGAAAGTATTTCACCGATTCCTTCAATAGTCAAAGACGGTCTGATGTACTTAGGATTTAACTTGTCTTCCATTTCGACCCGAACCgcacctttccaaggtgataattTCAAAAACATCCAATCTCCTGCATTACACGTCCGGTcagtgggtgaagttttgtgtggtcatgtgggtgaagttttattTGGACTAATTcaaagattttcctaagtttttggaacatttaggacttagttagttttgttAGTTGTGACCAACTAGGACCACACACAAGCACCCATAattttttccctctctctctcccgttgactctctctctcccttccctcTCAGATTTCCTTCCATTTCCGTACAAACTGTACGGTCAACCTCAAACTCTTTCAACTAGTCGTGGATTGACGTTAAAAAGGTGATGTTCTTGTTCCTTACAAGCTCCTGAGTCCACTCGTACAATTTTTAGGACTTGAAAGCTTGTAAAAACCGAGAAACCATAACCTCCGatttgaggtactgttcatgcacatgtAAATGTGTAGTTTTCCTAGAGTTTTGAAGTTCTAGGGAGCTTAAGGACTTCTCCACAAAGCtcggaaaagaaaaatgaagtgatttggacgtcgggaaacTCGGGAACAGGGAGTTGCAGGTTTAGCGGGAATATCGAAGGATTTTCCTGCGAGTTCCATCGGTTTTAGGACTTTTGaaaggtaaggttttgttctacttgtcctaagtttcaatttggttcaagttttgtggaatttggttgagaattggACAAGATATAAAGGTTTTCGTGATTTTCCAGTTTCCGATAAACAGCGACTGGCGAGGCTAACTGGAGAAGAAGATAGAATATTTCGTCAGAGTTGATGGAATATTTTGATGCCGTCAGGTAAAATTAACGGTTTCTGTtactttttaacggaatattcctaatgaGGTTAAAGGATTCCATTAGGGTCCCTGCGCGTGGCTGTGCGTGTTGCCGTGCCCTTGCCGGCGCGTGGGAcgtcggaaattttttctaaaaatatggggatgttcgtgaggttgtatagatcacgttggtatatttaaacatcccatttgagcaatgtatgagaagttattagctagtattggttgtgtgctttaaattaatgtttttatagttgtttcgcatataggggagacttatcccgaggacgagcgcagtcaaagGTGACTAGGAGGCTacaacccttcgacataccagtgagtgggcttttggttttaagtatatacgtatatgcttgatattttccaaaaaaaatgcatttaaatgagttatgctttgaaaaatGCCATGGCTATTGATTTATGCTTAAACCATGAGTTAGAGTTGTATGCATAAATGTGATTTGGTGTTGTGGGCGCTTAGGTAAGTTCCAGGttagtttatgaattgtgaatgtgtaTTGAATgattgtgattaattgagaaacattgagctcataaacctgcaccttgGTGTTAGTGATTAGCCAAAGATATGACACATGCCTGAATATAATGTCACCttccgcaccatatgctcacattggatccaatttaggtgcacagtcttgtcgtacagaccattataggtggttccgactcgtatgtgactagcgatttatcgcacagctatcatgagagcatagtattgagcataattatattaaacccagtcttgtcgtacagaccttttcaatggttccgacttgtgtgcagtgtagtgccgtataggtcatttagagtgactccgactagattgactaatgagttATGAATTCAGCCATACAAACTTCTACAGAGGTTCTGGCTaatgtgttattttccatgaatttattttcacatgagttacttattctattttatgtATTGGCATGTcatacttatgattatgaatatatgaagcatgatttgaatatatatttagatgtatatatttatattctatttctgggaaaattatacatgttttacggcgaggggttagagtaTTTTGAtcatgaaatggttttgaaaaactttgtttttgcccactcacattttctattttgcgcccttccaggttttaggcagacttgttgttggtggcattGAGGATCTCGGCGGTTCTGATAGAATAAATTATTCGTAGGATatcttctggtactgtataactagtacttgtcatACAGGACTGAACCTAGACTTTTTATGCTCTGACTAGGAATATTTACTCTTGTATCTTACTCCTAGCACTTTCTgcttattagtgcacattagtagctttcggtttttatttattcgtatgtTTCTTATCCTTATCgcttccgcattgtgcacatggctacgtcaccctcacgtgacggccagcatgccttgatcttggtcggggtgtgtcaattactagggctattgtattttataataaatcttttagtaattaaactttaaaattatcaaaataaattttttcgaaacgggttactcacgtgttacccgcgtgtatacccgttaataacgggtcacccgataatgacctgataagttatcgtgttgactcgaaacccgttattttcgtgtcgtgtcaaaaactGCCGAGTCTTGTGTTCTTGATGGATTGCAATGGCTAGAAAATTAGaagtcaaaagaaaaaaaaaaaaaaaaagacccagaaaaaatctgaaattttatcttttgtttttggggttGCTAGTTGTTACTCTTTTGCTTATGCTATAAGTTGAGAGCTAAGAGCACCTCCATCAGTtagtggagagattttttagtgtgatcgTCTCACGatgtggtacaccacatgtcctatataaattgtgggttatgtgtgttaaaaggttaataaattaaaaattaaaaatttcaccacttgcataaaaacacgtggtgtaccatccatgttcctatcacaactaaaaatttctctagTTAGTGGAGGGTGAGGGCAATAAAGTTGTCATTACTTTTCATTCTAAATAGTAATTGCATTTGTGCAAGTCCACCAGCTTGGAAGgtggaaggataaggataagggCGATTACTATTCTATTAAGGGTACAAATGTAATACagttagtaatatagttaggtagttagtatttggttaaagtagttaggatttctatataaatagtatgtgtaatcttcatttgattAGTTAATACAAATCCTATTTCCCTCTCTAAACTCTCTCACTCTAGAttctctcttgtttctctctatcttcttcctcttcctctgtaTCAATCcttcatcttttacaatgtagtcaacatggtatcagagccaccaagCTCACGCCATGGATTCTGGTGGTTCCACTTCCCATTATTTTACATATGTTTCTCGCTTAGTTTCTTTCCAGATTTTCATTAGATATTAGGATAAGTTTCTGGGTGCTTCCACGATCATTCTTTTACCTCTGGGTTGATTTGTTTCTTGGTCGATTTCTTTCCGATCAAATTCATGAGTCTTCCCGTTCCCTATCGAAagttagagaaaaaaaaaatatcagagCAAAATGGCAGCAGAGCAAATGCAGAGAGTCGCATCTCCACCACCGCAATCGGTTGAGTCACATTTCTACATTGTCTTTAACATGCTCGCCGGCGATGAGCATCGTGgcttaagggtgcgtttggtacgcagacgggacggaacgggacgggacgggacggaacgggacgggacgggacggaacgaaggtgtaatttttgaaaaatacatggggtatatttgtcttaaaatggtaaaacagtgtgttccacagacgtggaacaaacccgttccagggggggaaggtgggacgcaaaaacacccaaaatctgtcccgtggaacagcccgttccacccatttttggcgtaccaaacgcgggacggaacgcctcgttccgttccgtcccgtcccgtcccacgtaccaaacgcaccctaagggACCAAACTACAAAGTTTTTGTATCTTGCACAAAATCAAGAGAACAAAGAAGCCATCTTTCAGTTAGTCAACTTTGGATTATGTATGTGCTATTTTTCAGTTAGTCCAGCAATTTCTCCCCCAGTTGCGTTTGCTGATGGCGGCGACGAGCATCGCGACTTGATAGCGTATGCTTGGTTCTTGATTTACACTCTGTTTTCGCTTCTTGTGATATTTTAGTGGAATTGGCTATGAAACAATTTGGGTATTGCAAATTTTTTGGTGGTTGTTTGTTCAAGATTGCAAATCTTTGGAGCTCTTCAGGTTATGATTCTGTGCACTCCAACTGTTTGAAGGAATGAGTTAGTGAATTCTTTGATCTCTACTTTGTTCTCTGGTATGGAAGAAAGATCAGACATGGGTGCAGTCCAGGTGTTTGTCGAAATGCCCAACTCAAAAGTTTCATGTGAAGGTtatgttttcagtcattttctCCAAATTCTTGAACAATTAGAATGAAtatgttttgggtttttttgtgGTTGTTAACGGTTTCGTGAGCAGCTGGTATGCCTATCTCGACATCAGGTTCATCAGTTTCACAAAtcatcttgaaaaaaaaataaaaaaaattgtgcggTTGTTTATAATGAGGATGCTTCCGATGATTCTTTACATATCGAAGTTGATCGTTCCAATGCTTTAGTGGAGATTAGTACCACAGCAGCAATCctctttgttgtgcttgtttcATGCTTCTTAATTATGTTTTACAAACTCATGTCATTCTGGTTTGTGGACATTctggtggttttttttttgcattggtGGGATAAAGGGCATGCAGACTTGCTTGGTGACTTTGCTATCATGCATTTGTTGTTTTGTGGGCAGTGTATCGCTGCATTTCATTTGCTTGGATTGGTCAAGATATCCTTGGTATTGCACTGATAATCACAGTTCTTCAGCCTATAATTTTAGAGTCTAACCAACTCAGTTGTTAGCATGAATCTACAGTAAGTCCGGTTATACGATGAAGTTTGCAGAAGTTGTAaacggtaaatcccacgaagggtaattccGTTATGTGAataggtaaatcccacgaagggtagaAGAAGTTGTTaacggtaaatcccacgaagggtaatccgGTGTTTTGAGTAGGTAAATCCCACAAAGGGTAATCCTACATTGATGTTGATTTTCTGTTGTTGAAATTGTGAAGGCCGATGCCATTGTTCAAAGAAGTTGTTTTTGGTAAAATCCACAAAGGGCGATCCAGTGGTACTATAGTTAAGGCCGATGCCACACTATAGTTTgttaattttcagttttttgtaAATGTTAAAGGCCGAAGCCAATGTTGAATGAGATTGTTgacggtaaatcccacgaaagGTAATCCCGTAAGAAGTTGTTATACCGGCATGAGGGTGTGCTACGACTCCTTTATGGAAGGCTATTCTTGTGTGAAGCTCCAGTATCTCATTTCGTTGATATGCTGTAATCAGTTAGAGGCAGTATGGTTTTGTGTTCCCAGACACTACAGAGAAGATATGTTGTTCATTCCGCTGTTTGTTTAAAGGATTTTGAAAGATACCTATGGGTTGGTGAATCAGGACAAGTCAGCAAGGTCTTTAAACGAAAGCATACTGTATTGGATAATCTGTAATGCAGGTGCTACGAACTCCTTGGGAAACTGCTGAACCTTCTCAGTAACTCGATCTTCTGATAGCAAAGCCTCTTCATAAGTCAAATTAGTTTTTCCAGAGACTTTGCACATCCAAATTCTCTGGCGATACAAGTTTATCTGGTTTAGATATTCATTGTAGTCTCGAAATATCTCTTTTGTAGTTCGAACTTGGTATACAAGCTCATGAGACTCCAAATCATTAGGCAGTTCAGCCAGCCAAGGGAAACGGCTTTCTTTTCAATAGAGGCATTCTTATTACTCAGTGCTGATGCAATGCCAAGGCACACAAACTTGCTTATGGTTAATTCAGTTCAATGGAGACCTTGACCCAACTGAACGTACGAAGCGGAGAATGGGAGAAGATATTGTTGCTGTGCGTTCATGGGATACACTTCCCTTGTCAAAGCTTCTATCCTCTGTTTCTACAAGTTGCTACTGCTCATTGGAAGTATGTTGAACTTTCTGTCCTCTGTGTTCTGTTTTCTGGTTTCATAACAGTGATTGCAGTTGGTCTTCCAATCTCAAACTGGGTTaccccagttgagattgagggggagtattaagggtacaaatgtaatacagttagtaatatagttaggtagttagtatttggttaaagtagttaggatttctatataaacagtatgtgtaatcttcatttgattAGTTAATACAAATCCTATTTCCCTCTCTAAACTCTCTCACTCTAGAttctctcttgtttctctctatcttcttcctcttcctctgtatcaattcttcatcttttacaatgtagtcaacatattcacacacacacacacacacacgcacacacatatatctatatatatatatatatatatatatatatatgttttgtgcCTTGTAATTTTGTACTTATTAagttttttctttgaaaataaaaaccctTATTTAACTTCGATAACttaattttaaatacaaaatcaaaacaTAACATTACATTACAAACaagcataattaattaaaataaaggcAAATGAGAAGATGGTTAAACTTTTTAAGTTCCTTAAGTGTGTCTAATTTTAAGTATGTTGTTGAAaaaacatttgaattttttttagaattatttggtattttatttggtattttttgatattttttgtatattttaatGTTGAAAATTCAATGGTCTAGATGAATTTTTTGCAGCCCAAATGCTGTTTAATCCAATTGGTAGGGCAAATTGCCCTATTGCTGGAGAAGCTTTAATGGATGGAGAGAAGAGGGAGGGGTTGTGTGGATAGGCTGCATGTGGGatgttcgatttttttttttttgaacaaataatattttctacactaaaGGGAAATGGAtgtgcttagcctcacaatgggttaacaataatgtagttcaaattcgcctttggcaagaatcgaacctagaacctctcacttacaagtgaaaagaaataccactagactctAGTAATAAGTGATGGTAGGATGTTCGATttaaatatgatttgatttcagtTCAATGTTTTGTTCATTGTTCGGGGTTGTTATTATCAATGTAGAAGTTTTGTTCTCCGTTTGAGGTTATGAATTATTTTGATAGAAAGTTTCGAACTTTATGACTTACGATTAAAAGAATAATTTAACTATTTTCATATAGTGCAATTTCTGTTCTTGCAGTTTGTTACGAGCAAGGTCGGTTGTTGAAACACCAGTTGTGAGAATTTGTGCGTCACCTAACATAAAACAAAGAAAGTCTTCACACCAAATGGATGGGAATCGGTAAACCATCAGAACCTAAAACTCATTTCCTTGGTAATCTCCATTACTTTTTGAATTagtattgttattattattatattttttgccCACAAAGAGAGCTTGATACTAAGAAAATGAGAAGCTTATGAAACCACAACAGGGTATAAATGGTCAATAATTTTATCCATTTGCTCTATAATTACTgcataaaaaactaaaaacctaGACTATCTGCTGAGTTGAAATTAACCAAGTAGGTTCTTGATTGACTGGGCTTAATAGGTTTGTGGTGGCATTTTTTTTAAGGTAATTTTTGGGTGGGTTTTTATAAACCCTTAACTGATAACAATGTGTGGCGGCACCAACGGTTTTGGACAAGAAACAAGTAAGTACCATTTTGCTTCATTGTTCCACGGTATTATGTAGAGATTGCTTTAATATCTTGGCTTCTTGGCTGTATGTCAGGTGTCTGAGATAGGATTTAGGAGATCTAGTTTAGgttttgcagagagagagagagagatagggggTGTCTAAAAGAAATGTGAGAGGATTTAGGTGAGGGATTTTAGGGAtttgtttagggtttcttttctgCGATTTGCAGACAGAGATGGGacaagggtgagagagagagatgggaggaTTTTCTGTGAGGGTAAAGGGAACGGGTAAGGGAGGTATGGGTATGGGTAGGGGATGGAAAAGCATTTCGTTTTCCATTTGCCTCCTGAAACCTGAGGGATTTCTGcaattgcagagagagagatgggggtgTCTGTTAGGTGCCCTTTAATTGTCACTTTTGTGATTTGTCCATCCTTGATTGTTGTGTGATTCATTCTCACGAACGTTCTATGGACAAGGTTTCATATTATTCcttccttttaattttgatattgttgtgcttaatttctgttttgttttattggGTGATTAGATTAACAAACCTTGGATATTTTGGTATAATAATTTCACATCACGTGTTGCCCTTTTGCATCACCTTAATTGTTCGTCAGATGCTAActtttaattatgttttcttTCGATCAGTCTCCATCTGGTAAATTTGTCCATCCTTCTGAAGTGGAGCATTATCTTTCTGACATCATAAATGCTCTGAGAAACTACTATGGAGACAAACAGTTGTTTACTCCGTTGTAGGTATGCTTTTCTTTAGTATTGTAGAGGGATTCTAACTCTTCCCCATTGTAATCTTAACCTTTGTATCTCTCTCTCAAAACGACGATGAGAGTAactgttgaaaagaaaattctCAGATGTATCTAAGCTTATACATACATTGGACAAAAACCGAATCTTAAATTGGGGCAGTGAGTTCTGCAACATCCTAGTGCTGCATATATTGTCACACTTTTAAAAGTTGTATTTCTCAGATATCTTGGGaatttaattagttttatgtcattttcatagggcaatttagtagagaTTTAGCACATAAAAGAAGATGCGTGAATCAATACAATTAACCTAATAGTGATTTGGTTCAACGTAAAGACTACTGCAAGGGCACTCAAgtcattttcttaatttatgcGCATATATATTATACGTAACCAACACATGTTTTCAAAGGATGTTAGTTAGTGTTCATGCTCTGCTGATATTTTATTCtgttcattttgattttgtttttcagtTGTGGTTATAGGATTGTTttgtctctctctttttttctttttttcccctcTGTACAGCTTTTCTAAAATTCAACTGTTGTTCTCAATTTGGTTATTTGAACCAAGGCCAGTAAGGCTGTGCCTTTGGAAGGTCTCACTGCTTTTAAAGTTGAATGGTGCTAACTGAATATAATGCGTTCGTTCTtcagtgtgtgtgagtgtatgtgtatgcagtgtgtgcagtgtgtcaCTTGGGCCGTTGGCTTTTTGAGGTATGTTCATTTATAGAGATTTTGTAACTGTATTGTTGAATTTTTAATGTATGCTTGGATTTTAAAGGGGCACCGTATTTATAGGTTGTTGTATGATTCTAGGGAGATAAAAGAGAGGGGATTGAGAGGTCATGCTAAGGAGAGTATATTACTTACCACAGAGGAATATACTTCATATAATAGCAATGTGATGATGTGTGGCATGCTTTAACTAAGGGATATTTTTGTGTAGTAAGAAAGCCATATAGAGAgtcacatttttgtttttttggacttGGTAACTAAAATTTTATATGTGAACCACATGTTTCTTCTGTTTCGTAAGGAAACAGAACTTTTTTGAAAACCATCTCTTTCTAATCAAGGACGTTTAGTTTCTTCCCACTCATTGTACAATGTGTTTATATGCCAGCTCActtgaatgtatataaaaaaaaaactgtttgttCATAATTGTATTgaatttattcaacttaaatgtgttttattcatCCGATTACACCTGAGCAACAGGTTCCGCAGCAACGCGCAAACATATTTTCTCGTAAGAACGAAAATAAGCATTTATACCTGGCCTTGATTCAAAAGCTTCTCAACTTGACTGTGGGGCATGTGAAGCTCAATGACGTTTTCCGGACAAAATTTTGATGGCAAAGATTTTGCAGGCCATCCCTCCCAGTAAAGATAACTAAGGAGCATCCGGAAGAGAGATAAAAGACCTTGAGATAGATATAGTTTGCTGCAATTCTCGTCAAAGTTATAGTAATTATACACCTTTAGCAATTTTAGATTCCCCATGTTTTTGAAGGCTGCACGACTCAACTTGAGCTTTTTAATCTCCGACGTGTTAAAGAATATGCCTTGAACCGCTGCAGTTCCCTGACAATGGACGAGCACAGTATAATGTAGACAATGACGTACAACAAAACTTTCTCAAAACTACATTCGTAGATCAGTTTCCATAAAAAGTTCAGGTTTTTTTAATACAAGAAATTAAATGCATTTGGCCTTGCTGTATTATTTTTCAGTACACAATAGACATCCTCGGGAATGTACAGCCTATTGTGTTTTCCAGGGTCTTCAGTGCACTGTTCACGAACAATCGCCCAACCCAATTCTTGTAGCAAAATCATGCATCTCCAGGCGGTTCATTGTGGAAATTGATATAAGAGACTTATCAATGAGATCTCTAATTCCCACTGCAAAGAAACCACGAATATCTTACATTCTTTTTGCAAAATCTATATTCATCCCCTTATAAAAAAATGCTATATCAAGAAAtgtctccttctcattttcttctaatCTATCATAACTTAGTCGGAACACATTCTGAATTCTTTTGCTGggaaattttttcaatttgttcaaTTCATCTTCCAGTCTTCTTTGCTCTCGCAGTGAAGGAACAAAGAACCCAAAACTCTAAGAGCTAATGGTATGCCTCCAACATAACCTACCACGATTCTTGACAACTCTGTATAATCTGATATAGTAGAGCTATTTTTGAAGGCATTCAAATGAAAGAGCTCAAGAGCATCATCATGTTGTAATCTAGTAACCTTGTATATCTTATCAACGTCGACCTTCTTCTTAAGTATGCGCCTATCCCTGGTTGTTATAATGATTCTACTTCCAGGGCCAAAATGAACATGATCTCCAACTAAAAGTTCTAATTGACTCACATGGTTCACATCATCAAGGACAATGAGGACCTTTGTACCAAGGAGCCTCTTTTTAACAAGCTCTGATCCTATAGATAAAGTGTCAATATTCAGATTTTCGTCGCCTAATATCTTACGAAGAAGTTTATTTTGCATGTGATCTAGTCCATATTTTTCTGAATCCTCCCTAACAATTTTGAAGAAAACAAGAAGCTTCAAATTCAGAAGATATGCGGTGATATAGAGCATCAGCAAGGGTGGTCTTGCCAATGCCTCCCATGCCCCCAAATACCTACTGTGCAAACATCTAGTGAATCAATGCATAACAAAGATTCAATTTGCTCAATGCGGTTTTCAATTCCAACCAGGCCCTTTAAATCACTTGAGGATTTGAATCAACTTGCTCCAGATATTTTCCACAATTTTCTTGACTAAATCAGCCTCCCTCCTAGcacataaacaaacaataaTTAGCACTTAAGTATGTCATAACTCATCTTGTATGAATCGAACAGTCACAAGTAGATGCAATTAAAAAGTAACATAATTAATTACCCAGTTCTTTTTGAATTATCAAACCCCGATAGATTTGCTGCTTGTGTCAAAGCAGCCCTCCACTTGTGCACCTTCTGGAAGTTGTCCTTGAAATGTTCTTCATGTTGAGCAAACGCATCTGCATAACTTCCCTGTTGTTTTCGTACATGTGATGGATTGATGTGGTAAAAAATAGGAAGAGGCATAGTAGTTGCAGAAAAAATGATTACTGAAAGCTTTGACTTTTCCATTGCTTCCAAAGGGCAGGTGCAATTTCATCTCCTGTCTCAAGCCTGTCGTCTATGTAGGTTTCGATGCTCTTCCCGCATAAAGCAGTATGAAGATGGCTAGTAAATGTATTACGGGCATC carries:
- the LOC139188591 gene encoding disease resistance protein Roq1-like; the encoded protein is MEKSKLSVIIFSATTMPLPIFYHINPSHVRKQQGSYADAFAQHEEHFKDNFQKVHKWRAALTQAANLSGFDNSKRTGREADLVKKIVENIWSKLIQILKYLGAWEALARPPLLMLYITAYLLNLKLLVFFKIVREDSEKYGLDHMQNKLLRKILGDENLNIDTLSIGSELVKKRLLGTKVLIVLDDVNHVSQLELLVGDHVHFGPGSRIIITTRDRRILKKKVDVDKIYKVTRLQHDDALELFHLNAFKNSSTISDYTELSRIVVGYVGGIPLALRVLGSLFLHCESKEDWKMN